A section of the Flavobacterium sp. CG_23.5 genome encodes:
- a CDS encoding cupin-like domain-containing protein → MPLQLKEIERVKTISKKDFYTNFVKKQKPVVVEQLTSDWPAYEKWNLDYIKKMAGDKTVPLYDDRPVSFKDGFNEAHANMKMADYIDLLKSKPTNFRIFLYNLMKEVPLLKKDFKWPELGLKLVKQLPMLFFGGENSRVFMHYDIDYSNILHFQFNGKKRCVLFAPDQTPYLYKVPFSLISREDIDFDNPDFDKFPALKQSQGYVTELKHGEMLYMPQGYWHYMKYLTPGFSMSLRAFPRSIVKLSKAAYNVFIMRHFDNFMKKRKGQEWIDYKNEKALITTNKNLS, encoded by the coding sequence ATGCCATTACAACTGAAAGAAATTGAACGTGTTAAAACTATTTCAAAAAAAGATTTCTACACCAATTTCGTCAAAAAACAAAAACCTGTTGTGGTAGAGCAGTTAACATCTGATTGGCCTGCTTACGAAAAATGGAATTTAGATTATATTAAAAAAATGGCTGGGGATAAAACCGTCCCGTTATATGACGACCGTCCCGTTTCCTTCAAAGATGGATTCAATGAAGCGCATGCCAATATGAAAATGGCAGATTACATTGACCTTCTCAAGTCTAAACCGACAAATTTTCGAATTTTTCTTTATAATTTAATGAAAGAAGTTCCTTTATTAAAAAAAGACTTCAAATGGCCGGAACTTGGATTAAAACTTGTCAAACAGCTGCCAATGTTGTTCTTTGGAGGCGAAAATTCAAGAGTTTTCATGCATTATGATATTGATTATTCTAATATTCTACATTTTCAATTCAATGGAAAAAAGAGATGTGTTTTATTTGCACCAGATCAAACACCTTATTTATATAAAGTTCCATTCTCTTTAATTTCAAGAGAAGACATCGATTTTGACAATCCTGACTTCGATAAATTTCCCGCTCTGAAGCAATCCCAAGGATATGTTACTGAGTTAAAACACGGAGAAATGCTTTATATGCCACAAGGCTATTGGCATTACATGAAATACCTTACTCCTGGTTTTTCTATGAGTTTAAGGGCTTTTCCAAGAAGCATTGTTAAACTGTCAAAAGCCGCTTATAATGTGTTTATTATGCGCCATTTTGATAATTTCATGAAAAAAAGAAAAGGACAAGAATGGATTGATTACAAAAATGAAAAAGCTTTAATTACAACCAATAAGAATCTTTCTTAA
- the bioB gene encoding biotin synthase BioB: MSITKHNWTKDEIIAIYKKPMMDLLFEAASIHREHHDPNVVQVSTLLSIKTGGCPEDCGYCPQAARYHTSVEGNDLMSVSQVKAQALRAKSSGSSRVCMGAAWRNVKDGPEFDQVLEMVRTINKLDMEVCCTLGMITENQAHRLAEAGLYAYNHNLDTSEEYYKEVISTRGFEDRLQTIENVRKTNVTVCSGGIIGMGESIEDRAGMLVALSTLNPQPESVPINALVAVEGTPMEEEKPVEIWEMIRMVATTRIIMPETQVRLSAGRMNMSREGQAMCFFAGANSIFAGDKLLTTPNPDVNEDMKMFEMLGLNPQKAFTKVSQPQTIEAADSQFAPLGEKPKWSRPGHEIERNVEASIKGKSL; this comes from the coding sequence ATGAGCATTACAAAACACAACTGGACGAAAGACGAAATTATCGCAATATATAAGAAACCTATGATGGATTTGCTTTTTGAAGCAGCTTCTATACACAGGGAACATCATGATCCTAATGTAGTTCAAGTATCTACCTTATTATCTATAAAAACTGGAGGATGCCCGGAAGATTGTGGCTATTGTCCGCAAGCAGCACGATATCATACTTCAGTTGAAGGGAATGACCTAATGTCTGTGAGTCAAGTAAAAGCTCAGGCTTTGCGCGCGAAATCAAGTGGTTCATCACGTGTATGCATGGGAGCGGCTTGGAGAAATGTAAAAGACGGACCTGAATTTGATCAAGTCCTTGAGATGGTTCGTACCATCAACAAACTGGACATGGAAGTGTGTTGCACGCTTGGAATGATTACCGAAAACCAAGCTCACCGTTTGGCAGAAGCTGGTTTATACGCTTATAATCACAATTTAGACACTTCGGAAGAATATTATAAAGAAGTAATCTCAACACGTGGATTTGAAGACCGTCTACAAACTATTGAGAATGTTCGTAAAACGAATGTTACGGTGTGTAGTGGTGGAATCATTGGGATGGGAGAAAGCATCGAAGACAGAGCAGGAATGCTAGTGGCACTTTCTACCTTAAACCCTCAACCGGAATCAGTACCAATTAATGCTTTGGTTGCAGTAGAAGGAACCCCAATGGAAGAAGAAAAACCAGTGGAAATTTGGGAAATGATTCGAATGGTAGCGACTACCCGAATTATCATGCCCGAAACGCAAGTACGATTATCAGCTGGAAGAATGAATATGAGCCGTGAAGGTCAAGCGATGTGCTTCTTTGCTGGTGCCAATTCAATTTTTGCTGGAGATAAATTATTAACTACCCCTAATCCTGATGTAAATGAAGACATGAAAATGTTTGAAATGCTAGGTTTAAATCCTCAAAAAGCATTTACAAAGGTTTCTCAACCGCAAACAATCGAAGCGGCAGATTCACAATTTGCACCACTTGGCGAAAAACCAAAATGGTCAAGACCAGGGCATGAAATAGAACGAAATGTGGAAGCATCAATAAAAGGAAAGTCATTATAA
- a CDS encoding reprolysin-like metallopeptidase encodes MKKTILLLMIVVVSSTIHAQNDSPWKKVDQNKLSISNRNGVKPNLDNKLLFSLDEVAMKQSLLPLQDKIAKGNRITILIPNKKGVLEQFLVWESSNFAPELQAKYPDIRAYAGVGITDKKASINFSFSPNGIQTMVLRADEGSEFIEPYPENKSMYVLFDSKNRNRGDLPFSCTTEDKALSKELLNKASKISANNRVFKTLRLALSCTGEYATYFGGTVTGALAGMNKTMTRVNGILNKDLAVKLEIISNNASIMYTNAVTDPYSDSAAGVGGAWNQELQDNLSNVIGNGGYDIGHLFGAAGGGGNAGCIGCVCVNPTLDVPLGKGSAFTSPSDSKPEGDTFDIDFVAHEMGHQLGANHTFSYSIEDTGVSVEPGSGSTIMGYAGITTDYDVQPNSDDYFAYASINQIQTNLLTKTCPVSTITTNSPPVIDAGLDWTIPYGTPFILKGTGSDINGDVLTYCWEENDSATTQSGANSTAIPTKPNGPLFRSILPSSSKIRYMPAYSSVLSNKLTTIWESVATVARTLHFTLTGRDNAAQGNAQTNTDEMIVNVSGTVGPFAVTSQNTDNLSWFQGASQTVTWSVNGSAALTGSSTVNIKLSTDGGLTFPTTLVGATPNDGSQTITVPNITEKNCRILIEPTGNIFYALNSKAFAIGYSVTSSCNTYTFNAPFAIPESASYTTRAITVPASTGAIANVSLAVGFTHSYLSDVQIDVVGPQGPTVKLFERSCGTTSNTLLLNYDDQGNALSCSETAVQNVTPYEPLAVFNGQNPAGVWTFRIRDAFKGDVGTLNSASITICTQTYTLAAPEFEINDFVLYPNPNKGNFNVQFTSKSSTGIKVLVNDLLGRKIFEKEFENNANFNENIQLKNAQAGIYLLTVLDGERKQIKKIVVE; translated from the coding sequence ATGAAAAAAACTATACTATTACTGATGATTGTAGTTGTTAGTTCAACAATCCACGCTCAAAACGACTCTCCTTGGAAAAAAGTGGACCAGAACAAGCTGTCCATCTCAAATCGAAATGGTGTTAAGCCAAATCTCGATAATAAATTGTTATTTTCTTTAGATGAGGTGGCGATGAAGCAGTCATTGCTTCCGTTGCAGGATAAAATAGCGAAAGGAAATAGAATTACGATACTAATTCCGAACAAAAAAGGAGTCTTAGAACAGTTCTTAGTGTGGGAATCTTCTAATTTTGCACCAGAATTGCAAGCTAAATATCCCGATATTAGAGCGTATGCGGGAGTTGGTATCACAGACAAAAAAGCCTCGATAAATTTTAGTTTCTCTCCAAATGGGATTCAAACCATGGTTTTAAGAGCTGATGAAGGTTCTGAATTTATAGAACCATATCCTGAGAACAAGAGTATGTACGTGCTTTTTGATTCTAAAAACAGAAATAGAGGAGATTTGCCTTTTAGTTGTACAACTGAAGATAAGGCTTTGAGCAAGGAACTGCTAAATAAAGCGAGCAAAATATCAGCCAATAATAGAGTTTTTAAAACCTTAAGACTTGCTTTGTCCTGCACTGGAGAGTATGCTACATATTTTGGAGGAACTGTCACTGGTGCTTTGGCTGGTATGAATAAAACCATGACTAGAGTAAACGGAATCTTAAATAAAGACTTAGCTGTAAAATTAGAAATCATTTCCAATAATGCTTCCATAATGTATACAAATGCAGTTACAGATCCATATTCTGATTCAGCTGCAGGTGTTGGAGGGGCTTGGAATCAAGAATTGCAAGATAATTTAAGCAACGTTATAGGCAATGGTGGGTACGATATAGGTCATTTATTTGGCGCAGCTGGCGGGGGCGGTAACGCGGGTTGTATTGGTTGCGTTTGTGTTAATCCTACATTGGACGTGCCCTTAGGTAAAGGAAGTGCTTTTACATCGCCAAGTGATTCAAAACCGGAAGGAGATACCTTTGATATTGATTTTGTAGCTCATGAAATGGGACATCAATTAGGTGCAAATCATACTTTTTCTTATAGTATTGAAGACACTGGGGTAAGTGTAGAACCCGGAAGTGGATCAACTATTATGGGTTATGCCGGAATTACCACTGATTATGATGTTCAACCTAATTCAGATGATTATTTTGCATATGCCAGTATTAATCAAATCCAGACGAATCTTTTAACCAAAACATGTCCAGTAAGTACAATAACGACAAATAGTCCTCCTGTTATTGATGCAGGCCTTGATTGGACAATTCCTTATGGCACTCCATTTATTTTAAAAGGTACTGGGTCTGACATTAATGGTGATGTATTGACTTATTGCTGGGAAGAAAATGATTCTGCTACTACGCAAAGTGGAGCGAACAGTACAGCAATACCTACTAAACCTAACGGTCCATTATTTAGGTCAATCTTGCCTAGCAGCTCTAAAATTAGATACATGCCTGCCTACAGTTCCGTATTGTCTAATAAATTAACCACAATATGGGAATCGGTTGCTACAGTAGCAAGAACATTACATTTTACTTTGACCGGAAGAGACAATGCTGCACAAGGCAATGCACAAACCAATACCGATGAAATGATCGTAAATGTTAGTGGAACGGTAGGTCCATTTGCCGTTACTTCACAAAACACCGATAATTTAAGTTGGTTTCAAGGTGCCTCACAAACGGTAACTTGGAGTGTAAACGGTTCAGCTGCTTTGACCGGATCTTCTACGGTAAATATCAAACTTTCTACTGATGGTGGTTTGACTTTTCCAACTACTTTGGTTGGGGCCACGCCCAATGATGGTTCTCAAACGATCACCGTACCAAATATTACAGAAAAAAATTGTAGAATTTTGATTGAGCCAACGGGGAATATATTTTATGCTTTAAACAGCAAAGCTTTTGCTATTGGATATTCGGTAACTTCTTCTTGTAATACATATACTTTCAATGCTCCTTTTGCAATACCGGAATCTGCAAGTTACACAACAAGAGCGATTACTGTTCCTGCTTCCACTGGCGCAATAGCTAACGTAAGTTTGGCTGTTGGTTTTACTCACTCCTATTTGTCAGATGTACAAATTGATGTTGTCGGCCCACAAGGTCCAACCGTAAAATTGTTTGAAAGAAGTTGTGGAACCACTAGTAATACATTACTATTGAATTATGATGATCAAGGCAACGCACTTTCTTGTAGCGAAACTGCAGTTCAAAATGTAACTCCCTACGAGCCTTTAGCAGTTTTTAATGGACAAAACCCCGCGGGAGTTTGGACTTTCAGAATTCGTGATGCGTTCAAAGGGGATGTCGGAACCTTAAATTCAGCATCGATAACTATTTGCACGCAAACCTATACGCTTGCGGCGCCTGAATTTGAAATCAATGATTTTGTTTTATATCCAAATCCCAACAAAGGAAATTTTAATGTACAGTTTACAAGTAAATCTTCTACTGGAATAAAAGTCCTTGTTAATGATTTGTTGGGCAGAAAAATATTTGAAAAAGAGTTTGAAAACAACGCTAATTTCAACGAAAATATTCAATTAAAAAATGCGCAAGCGGGTATTTATTTATTGACAGTTTTGGATGGAGAACGAAAACAAATTAAGAAAATAGTGGTCGAATAA
- a CDS encoding bifunctional riboflavin kinase/FAD synthetase, giving the protein MKIFHSINDFASTKKTILTLGTFDGVHIGHRKILEKIIQKSQNGTYESLVLTFFPHPRMVLQEHSDIKLLNTIDEKIDLLNQIGIENLVIHPFDEQFSRLTAEEFVSTILVDRFHIQKIIIGHDHRFGRNRTADIQDLIAFGEQYGFEVEQISVQEINEISVSSTKIRKALLQGDMVLANEYLGYEYFLTGIIVKGKQLGRTIGFPTANLKVEEDYKLIPQNGVYIVKSLINNKTVFGMMNIGFNPTVNGQNQTIEVNYFDFNEDLYGQEITVSILKRIRSEQKFESVSLLREQLQKDATTANTYLNQL; this is encoded by the coding sequence TTGAAGATTTTTCATTCCATAAACGATTTCGCTTCCACAAAAAAAACAATCTTAACTTTAGGAACTTTTGATGGAGTTCATATTGGGCATAGAAAAATTCTGGAAAAAATAATTCAAAAATCACAAAACGGTACTTATGAAAGTCTGGTTCTTACTTTCTTTCCTCATCCCAGAATGGTTTTACAGGAACATTCCGATATAAAATTACTCAACACCATTGACGAAAAAATAGATTTGTTAAACCAAATTGGAATTGAGAACCTTGTTATCCATCCTTTTGACGAACAATTTTCCAGACTGACAGCAGAGGAATTTGTCAGTACTATTTTAGTTGATCGATTTCACATTCAAAAAATAATTATTGGTCATGACCATCGTTTTGGAAGAAATCGCACTGCAGATATTCAAGATTTGATCGCTTTTGGAGAACAATATGGTTTCGAAGTGGAACAAATATCAGTTCAGGAAATAAATGAGATTTCCGTAAGTTCGACCAAGATTAGAAAGGCATTATTACAAGGAGACATGGTTTTGGCAAATGAATATTTAGGATATGAGTATTTCTTGACCGGAATCATTGTTAAAGGAAAACAATTAGGCAGAACGATAGGTTTTCCAACTGCCAACTTAAAAGTTGAAGAAGATTACAAACTTATTCCACAAAATGGAGTTTATATTGTGAAAAGCCTAATCAATAATAAAACTGTTTTCGGAATGATGAACATTGGTTTCAATCCCACTGTTAATGGTCAAAATCAAACGATAGAAGTCAATTATTTTGACTTTAATGAAGATTTGTATGGTCAAGAAATCACCGTTTCTATTTTAAAAAGAATTCGTTCAGAACAAAAATTTGAATCTGTTTCTCTTTTACGAGAACAATTGCAAAAAGATGCAACAACCGCAAACACTTATTTGAACCAGCTATAA
- a CDS encoding T9SS sorting signal type C domain-containing protein yields MIKKLLTPFFLILFQFGITAQKAIYKGSSKRNSSTLLNSYLKLVQSFSVRKLNEFKVIFVLIALFSFSLTNAATIISAGSGSWSTPSTWVGGVVPLASDNVTIGAGHAVTVTVSASITNLNLSTTTSKLIINSSQTFTVIGTFANSGTTTNGVNGPGTILFTGTTSFGILTLTGVPPSIIIGNGVSTNTITVGANTIVTDVTVNVGATLSTMNRVIAVNGNFTNNGKVSGTTAQVNLSTGNFSNTGTFTLSTGQVAVSTGNFNSTSSFIFTNAGFLKLGGNFTYSGIFTLFIAQVQFTGSANQSIQGFTTTGLVSMLKTGGAATLTGNVSAGGLTISGAGGTLDLVSGTHTFNGTWTRTNGTLNCGSSLLRIGASIAGTGVGTFSPGTGTVEYYGAAQTAAVVNYNNLIISGTKNKTFSTPPTVNGTLYMAGTTAAVIVTTGAVTYGANATLQYNKAAAYAATSEEWITPFASTGGVVIANTGIITLNEAKVFNPTAPLTIGLNAKLNTSGSNWGLTFGGNFINNGGILTANASPITITDVLATQSIGAFNTAGTVSMTKTAGIATLTGNVTGGLLTINGSVGTLNLGIGLTHTFSGLVTLIAGTLNAGSSTINANLVANPAWTNTAGVFVPGTGTVNFGGAGAQFLTGTLVTSFNNLTVSASGLKSLTKVPLVNGTLSMEGTATVSAAPTYGPAAKLQYNTTTPRLSSFEWITPFTATGGVRVISTGTITANSAKIFNASVPLTVGNGTNGSLDNGGFLLSGVGTFSLANGGTLNLSGTSTFPSGFATNALGATSTVKYSGTGQTVAIQNYGNLALSGIGNKTFAGATVISGNLSLGTGTVAILSGGSVSTSTALTFIAVSQPLGSYGGALSSASNKNVTYFGNTTTGVLNVGVICVPGTWTGLISSDWNVANNWCGLSIPNATTDVIIPAAPTRKPIITLADALCQTITIDNGASLSFLANFTLAVSGNWINNGIFTAGIGTVNFTGTADQSIGGLSTNTFNNLSNSNVLSTLYTTKDIIVNGILNNSSATSVFDLSTFALTGGAAFTNSGSGQIISSNLSTNPIPSGKIWTNTINYASSTGGQTIVGGIYNAIPSLQLNNISGTQTASGHITVGNQLNIDNGGAPIFNMNGFNLAAGILNMTPTNAVLDMQSGNLLYDNSVLSASTMNGTVRFSGATNGLYVPTGTVDYYGAAQTVAGGDYNNLLFSGLGGSYSIANDINVTKLTVTNGAVTVKDGVVTTADDVITVTVPGSLTFENSASLVQTTYTGANTGNITYKRLTNTAILNSDSVFWSSPVTVSGFSGPKLSDVSPNTNLFYSFDTTENWKQESPTKLMDIGVGYSILGPKSNSAPSLFQASFIGTPNNGSYPIAITGVPPLPVTDPNAGKLYLLGNPYPSAIDADLFLAANTILDGTLYFWTHSPAIANNIYTDADYASYNTTGSVGIGPIGAVPSGIIAAGQGFFATAIDNGTVRFTNDMRVFGTGPDGTLNNSQFFKLNNTKAKTSIDMEKNRIWLDFFNEQGAFKQALIGYISDATNNYDNNFDGESFDGNKYVDFYSINQDKNLVIQGRALPFDETDAVPLGYRTIIDGDFTIRISQADGFLYDQAVFIEDKLNNTLFDLKSGDYTFSTVAGTFNDRFVLRYTNKTLGTNNFDKLDNQIVISKDKNELKIKSELETIKRITVFDILGRKIFEKDVINSNEFHTSSIALNNQTVVVKVTLNNGKVISKKVIY; encoded by the coding sequence ATGATAAAAAAACTACTCACTCCTTTTTTTCTAATTTTGTTTCAATTTGGGATTACGGCACAAAAAGCCATTTATAAAGGATCATCAAAAAGGAATTCGTCTACGCTTTTAAATTCGTATTTAAAATTAGTCCAATCATTTTCGGTTCGTAAATTAAATGAATTTAAAGTAATTTTTGTTTTAATAGCCCTATTTTCTTTCTCTCTAACTAATGCGGCTACAATAATAAGTGCAGGAAGTGGTTCTTGGTCAACGCCATCAACTTGGGTTGGAGGTGTTGTTCCTTTGGCTTCAGATAATGTAACTATTGGCGCTGGTCATGCCGTTACGGTTACAGTTTCTGCGAGTATTACTAATCTTAATTTAAGTACAACCACTAGTAAATTAATTATTAACAGCAGTCAGACATTTACCGTTATCGGAACTTTTGCAAATAGTGGAACTACCACTAATGGAGTTAACGGGCCTGGAACGATTTTGTTTACCGGCACAACTAGCTTTGGAATTTTAACACTAACTGGGGTGCCGCCTTCTATTATAATTGGTAATGGGGTCAGTACAAATACGATAACTGTTGGAGCAAATACAATAGTTACTGATGTGACCGTTAATGTAGGCGCAACATTGAGTACTATGAATAGGGTAATTGCGGTTAACGGTAATTTCACCAATAATGGAAAGGTCTCAGGAACAACGGCACAAGTAAATCTATCGACAGGTAATTTTAGTAATACCGGAACGTTTACACTTTCCACAGGTCAAGTAGCTGTTTCCACAGGGAATTTTAATAGTACCAGTTCATTTATATTTACTAATGCAGGTTTTTTAAAATTAGGAGGAAATTTCACTTATTCAGGAATTTTTACGCTATTCATAGCACAAGTTCAGTTTACAGGTTCTGCCAATCAATCGATTCAGGGATTTACCACCACAGGATTAGTAAGTATGCTAAAAACAGGAGGGGCGGCTACTTTAACGGGAAATGTCAGCGCCGGTGGATTAACTATAAGTGGAGCTGGAGGGACTTTAGATTTAGTATCAGGGACGCATACCTTTAATGGAACTTGGACGAGAACCAATGGAACGCTTAATTGTGGTTCTAGTTTGTTAAGAATTGGAGCTAGCATAGCAGGTACTGGCGTTGGAACATTTAGCCCAGGTACTGGAACAGTAGAATATTATGGAGCTGCGCAAACGGCAGCTGTTGTAAACTATAATAATTTAATTATTTCTGGCACAAAAAACAAGACATTTTCAACGCCACCAACTGTAAATGGTACTCTCTATATGGCAGGTACTACTGCTGCAGTTATTGTTACCACAGGAGCTGTGACTTATGGAGCAAATGCGACATTACAATATAACAAAGCCGCAGCTTATGCAGCTACTTCAGAAGAATGGATTACTCCATTTGCTTCAACTGGCGGAGTGGTTATTGCTAATACAGGTATAATAACATTGAATGAGGCTAAAGTTTTTAATCCTACAGCGCCATTAACAATAGGTCTGAATGCTAAATTAAATACAAGTGGAAGTAATTGGGGCTTGACTTTTGGAGGTAATTTTATAAATAATGGAGGTATCCTCACTGCTAATGCTTCACCTATAACAATTACGGATGTTTTGGCAACTCAAAGTATTGGTGCTTTTAATACCGCAGGAACTGTCAGTATGACAAAAACTGCAGGTATTGCTACTTTAACAGGTAATGTAACGGGAGGTCTATTGACCATTAACGGATCTGTAGGTACATTAAATTTAGGAATAGGATTAACACATACTTTTTCAGGACTTGTCACACTTATTGCTGGAACACTGAATGCCGGTTCAAGCACTATCAACGCAAATCTAGTAGCTAACCCAGCGTGGACGAACACGGCAGGAGTATTTGTTCCCGGTACAGGAACAGTAAATTTTGGGGGAGCAGGAGCCCAGTTCCTTACAGGGACATTAGTTACATCCTTTAATAACTTAACCGTTTCCGCATCAGGGCTTAAATCTTTAACAAAAGTCCCTTTAGTTAATGGCACGCTCTCTATGGAGGGAACTGCTACGGTTTCTGCAGCGCCTACTTATGGACCTGCCGCTAAACTACAATACAATACAACTACACCTAGATTATCAAGCTTTGAATGGATTACTCCATTTACAGCAACTGGTGGGGTTCGTGTCATCAGTACAGGAACAATCACAGCTAATAGTGCTAAAATTTTTAATGCTTCAGTACCTCTCACTGTTGGAAATGGCACAAACGGAAGTTTAGATAATGGTGGTTTTTTACTATCTGGAGTAGGAACTTTTAGCCTTGCTAATGGAGGAACCTTAAATTTGAGTGGAACAAGTACTTTTCCCTCAGGTTTTGCAACAAATGCATTAGGCGCAACGAGTACGGTTAAGTATAGTGGTACAGGACAAACAGTCGCCATCCAAAATTATGGGAATCTTGCACTTAGTGGTATTGGCAATAAGACTTTTGCAGGGGCAACTGTTATTTCGGGTAATTTGTCTTTAGGTACTGGCACAGTAGCGATTTTGTCTGGTGGGTCTGTTTCGACTTCCACAGCGCTTACTTTTATAGCAGTTTCTCAACCTTTAGGTTCTTATGGAGGAGCATTATCTTCAGCTAGCAATAAAAACGTGACTTACTTTGGCAACACAACAACTGGTGTGTTAAATGTTGGTGTAATTTGTGTTCCAGGCACATGGACTGGTCTTATTAGTTCTGATTGGAATGTTGCTAATAACTGGTGTGGACTAAGCATTCCAAACGCTACGACTGATGTAATTATACCAGCCGCACCTACTAGAAAGCCAATAATAACTCTTGCCGATGCTTTGTGTCAAACTATCACTATTGATAATGGGGCGTCTTTAAGCTTTTTAGCTAATTTTACACTAGCTGTAAGCGGGAACTGGATTAACAATGGGATTTTTACAGCAGGTATTGGTACAGTAAATTTTACAGGGACTGCAGATCAATCAATTGGAGGTTTGTCAACCAATACATTCAATAATCTTAGTAACTCCAATGTTCTTTCTACTCTTTATACAACAAAGGATATAATAGTAAATGGCATACTCAATAACAGTTCTGCCACTTCTGTATTTGACCTCTCCACTTTTGCATTGACAGGAGGAGCTGCTTTTACTAATTCAGGTTCAGGACAAATTATATCATCGAACCTTTCAACTAATCCAATTCCTTCAGGTAAAATTTGGACCAATACCATCAATTATGCTAGTTCAACAGGAGGACAAACCATCGTAGGTGGAATTTATAATGCCATTCCTTCTCTGCAACTCAATAATATTTCTGGGACCCAAACCGCTTCCGGCCATATAACAGTTGGCAATCAATTGAATATAGATAATGGAGGTGCTCCTATTTTTAATATGAATGGATTTAATCTAGCTGCGGGGATTTTAAATATGACGCCCACAAATGCGGTATTGGACATGCAATCAGGAAATTTACTATATGATAATAGTGTATTATCTGCATCTACTATGAATGGAACAGTACGCTTTTCTGGTGCAACAAACGGACTTTATGTTCCTACAGGTACGGTTGACTATTATGGTGCAGCGCAAACAGTTGCTGGGGGTGATTATAATAATCTTTTGTTCTCGGGCCTTGGAGGTAGTTATAGTATTGCTAACGATATAAATGTTACCAAACTTACGGTGACTAATGGTGCTGTTACAGTAAAAGATGGTGTTGTAACTACAGCAGATGATGTAATCACTGTAACGGTTCCTGGAAGCCTTACGTTCGAAAACAGTGCCAGTTTAGTGCAAACAACTTATACGGGAGCAAATACGGGAAATATAACCTACAAAAGACTAACTAATACCGCTATCCTTAATAGTGATTCTGTCTTTTGGTCTTCACCAGTTACAGTTTCGGGCTTTTCAGGCCCAAAATTATCTGATGTATCCCCTAATACAAATCTTTTTTACTCTTTTGATACCACAGAAAATTGGAAACAAGAATCACCAACAAAGCTAATGGACATAGGTGTGGGCTATAGTATTCTTGGACCTAAAAGTAATTCGGCGCCAAGTCTCTTCCAGGCCTCATTTATCGGGACGCCAAATAATGGATCTTATCCTATCGCAATTACAGGTGTACCACCTTTACCTGTAACTGATCCAAATGCAGGAAAATTATATCTTCTAGGGAACCCTTATCCATCTGCCATTGATGCAGATTTGTTTTTAGCTGCAAATACCATTTTAGATGGAACTCTTTACTTTTGGACCCATAGTCCCGCTATTGCTAATAATATTTATACGGATGCTGATTATGCGTCGTATAACACGACTGGATCAGTTGGAATTGGGCCAATAGGTGCTGTTCCTTCTGGTATAATTGCGGCAGGGCAAGGTTTTTTTGCAACAGCAATTGATAATGGGACAGTTCGATTCACTAATGATATGCGAGTGTTTGGGACAGGGCCAGATGGGACATTAAATAACTCTCAGTTTTTTAAACTTAACAATACCAAAGCAAAAACATCCATTGATATGGAGAAAAATCGGATTTGGTTGGATTTTTTCAATGAGCAAGGCGCTTTTAAGCAAGCTTTAATTGGCTATATTTCTGATGCCACAAATAATTATGATAACAATTTTGATGGTGAAAGTTTTGATGGTAATAAGTATGTCGATTTTTATAGTATCAACCAAGATAAAAACTTAGTGATTCAAGGTAGGGCTTTGCCATTTGATGAAACAGATGCGGTTCCTTTAGGTTATCGCACTATTATTGATGGAGATTTTACCATAAGAATTAGTCAAGCTGATGGTTTTCTTTACGATCAGGCTGTTTTTATTGAAGATAAATTAAATAATACCCTTTTTGATTTGAAAAGCGGAGACTACACTTTTTCTACCGTTGCAGGAACATTCAACGACCGTTTTGTATTGCGTTACACCAATAAAACTTTAGGAACGAATAATTTTGACAAACTGGATAACCAAATTGTTATTTCGAAAGATAAAAATGAATTAAAAATAAAATCAGAACTGGAAACAATAAAACGAATCACTGTTTTTGATATTCTGGGTAGAAAAATATTTGAGAAAGATGTTATAAATAGTAATGAGTTTCATACCTCAAGTATTGCTTTGAATAATCAAACAGTAGTAGTAAAAGTAACTTTGAACAATGGTAAGGTGATTTCAAAAAAAGTTATTTATTAA